The nucleotide sequence CTTGGAACCTCGTTTTCCAGCTCTTTTCGTCGTGCATAGCTACTCTTAATTTCTCTACCGTCTCACCAAGCTCAATTTCAGCCCACATCTGAAGCCAATCTGGTCGATCACAGAAGATGGACATAGAGGAGACACGCTGCAAATTCGCATCATCAGTCAGTGATAGCACCAGCCCAGAGTTGGTGATCAGGGTCTGGATTCTCTTATCAAAAGATATCATCAAGTCAACAAGATGAAGCCATGACAACCTAGCCTGTGACAAGTTACTGCTCGAATGGCTACCTTCTAGAAGATCAACATATTTTGGAAAAATCTCCTTCGACAAGAAAGTAGAGAGTGAAGTCACCATTGCTGAAATCCACTCCTCTCTACAACTACGGCCCACAAGCATGGCCTTGTCTACCAGAGGTTGCAATATCTCATCCACGGAGGCCACAAAATCCATTgtcaatttatagacaagagcaaaaatGAATTCTGGTTTATCATGCCACTTTGATAAAAAGTGCTGAGCAGCAACCATTATTGGGTTCACTAACTCCTCTACAACCCAAAGTGGTTGGCTAAGTGCAATCTCCAGAGTATGCCCTGAGAGTTGTCGAGATTTTCTCCTTCTCTGCAATTCTTGCAACTTACACAGGGAAAGGAAGTTCTCACAGTACTTAATCTTCAGGTTCCCAGTCATCAAGAAAAGAGGATTGTAAAGCTCGGGTGATGCCCCTGTGTTTGGATGCACAATGTTGGAGCCCGAAAGTGGAGGTGGCCAGCCGAGGGATGCTAGAAGATTTCTGTGGTCAGCAATTGCCTGCGGTCGTAAGATAGATAAAGCCCGGTCAACTCTGTGATCTACAGCTGAGACAAGACGAGACCACTGAGGTCTTGATTTTGTCACAGAAGCTAACATATCCTCTATTTGTTTGAGAGAATTGATTGCCACCATACAAATATCCTGCAAGAAAGGCAGGAGAAAGAAGGCTGAAAAAACGTAAGCAGTTTGAATATCTTTTACCATTTATTCATGTCAAATCTCACCACCGAGTTAGTTGCACTAGGAGTTTTAAGTTTTCCTGTAACAGAGGAAGAAACAGCATCTTCAACATCACCAATCAGTCTGTCGAGCTTGAGTGTGGTCTCTGAACTCAAAACAGAAAACAAATCCTCTCCAATCAAATATTCACAAGAATGATAAATGGTGTGACCATTTGATCAGTTtaagtaaaaacaaaaaaaataaaaaataaaaatgttaaGTTTGGTACAAACATAAAAAACTGCATGAGGTAAATACATATCCAACTTAATCATGTCACAACATTGAATATCATATGTCACATATAGAGCTACTCAGAAATGAAAACAACTATACTGGAAGAAGATCTAGCAGAACAAATTGCAGCAAAAACAAATATCCAATTTCAAGTCCAGTTATTCAATGTTATTATGTAGTGATTTTTAACTATAACATTCGATACTTTGAATCAACCTGTAAGCCATGGGCACTGTTCTTGATTAATCTTTCTCATCGAAATCATCAGTGAAACATTTGAAATGAATACGAAAATTTAGGAGGAACTTCAtcaaaatgtcatcaagaattcaCATCTAAGGGTTCACATCCACCTTACCAAGTCATGTTTTGCATGCAAATTTTAGATCTATCACTAACTACATAGAGTTGGAAAGATTAcaatttaaaaaacaaaaattctttGTTATCAGACTTATTTTACCATAAATTCGTCAACAAAATTGTTCGATGCCAGATCTAAATAACTTATGACAACCAGTAAAATTTCAGCATCTATTACATCACCGTGAGGAATATTTGACAATAAAACATCATtaacaaagagaaagaagaagataacAAGAAAATGTCCAAAAGTCAATCTAGTGATTCAGTGATATATGTTTGTTTTGCAATATCCAATTGACAGGGAAAGATTAAAAACCTTAAGAACTGGAAGTTTCTCTGTTCTTTGATTAATATAGTGACCTACAAGTCATTATTTGACAATTAGTTTTTTCTTAGAGTGTCGACCTTAACTAAGAACTACAATGTTCATAATCCACATAATGTAGAATTCATAATCTTTCACCATTTTAAGCATACAAGGGAAACAAACTAAAAAATATGTCAAACTCACCGGCATAAGACCGAACGGTCTCCACCCTCGCTACCTCCTTCGCGAGCGCCGGCAGCTCATCCGCCAACATCTGCTCTCTTCTTCCCGACCCATCTTCTGTATCTCCACCATCTGAAAACACATCAGTTTCGGGTGGTAACGAACACAACAATTAGGTCAATACAACCAAGAAAAATCTTGTATTGGAATTCAGGAACTCGAAACCTTTCGAAGAGCCGCGGAGGGAGGATCGAAGATCGACAAGCCCCGCCCTGACGTCACCGAGCAGTGCGCCGGTCTCCTCCGAGCGCACGGCGTACGCCGCAACACTCCCCGCCAGCCGTCTGCTCAGATCGGCCAGAGAAGCCTCGAGATCCGAGCATCGGCTCGTGAGTTCCGCCTCGAGGTCGGGGGATCGAGGGAGGTCCTCCGGGGTCCGGAACTTCTCGGCGAGGAAGCCGACGAGCGACGGCGAGAGATCCGACGGCCGGGGCAGCGATGCTGCGACCCCTT is from Musa acuminata AAA Group cultivar baxijiao chromosome BXJ1-6, Cavendish_Baxijiao_AAA, whole genome shotgun sequence and encodes:
- the LOC135676653 gene encoding RINT1-like protein MAG2 isoform X2 encodes the protein MEGVAASLPRPSDLSPSLVGFLAEKFRTPEDLPRSPDLEAELTSRCSDLEASLADLSRRLAGSVAAYAVRSEETGALLGDVRAGLVDLRSSLRGSSKEDGSGRREQMLADELPALAKEVARVETVRSYAETTLKLDRLIGDVEDAVSSSVTGKLKTPSATNSVDICMVAINSLKQIEDMLASVTKSRPQWSRLVSAVDHRVDRALSILRPQAIADHRNLLASLGWPPPLSGSNIVHPNTGASPELYNPLFLMTGNLKIKYCENFLSLCKLQELQRRRKSRQLSGHTLEIALSQPLWVVEELVNPIMVAAQHFLSKWHDKPEFIFALVYKLTMDFVASVDEILQPLVDKAMLVGRSCREEWISAMVTSLSTFLSKEIFPKYVDLLEGSHSSSNLSQARLSWLHLVDLMISFDKRIQTLITNSGLVLSLTDDANLQRVSSMSIFCDRPDWLQMWAEIELGETVEKLRVAMHDEKSWKTRFQGTVLMTGSEDYKSPAVSGAVLQGLSLLIDRSRPLPSVELRARFIRLAGAPIVREFLDCLLRRCQEAEGLTALADDDALLKVSQSINSARHFDSGLTEWCENVFFLEMESIGKDDTEGRRIFEEEITMYKEFRTEWIEKIATVVLRGFDSLCRDYLKNRRQWQEKTEGVSLSKTFVTALDYIQGKISKLEEGLNAMDFVPMWRAVASGVDQLVFSGVFLSSIKFNSSAVERLNGDLEVLFGVFSAWCLRPQGFLPRLAEGLKLLKMEEKQLKDGILRHDERWLRENGIKHLTIAEAEKIVKNTVVMG
- the LOC135676653 gene encoding RINT1-like protein MAG2 isoform X1, which codes for MEGVAASLPRPSDLSPSLVGFLAEKFRTPEDLPRSPDLEAELTSRCSDLEASLADLSRRLAGSVAAYAVRSEETGALLGDVRAGLVDLRSSLRGSSKDGGDTEDGSGRREQMLADELPALAKEVARVETVRSYAETTLKLDRLIGDVEDAVSSSVTGKLKTPSATNSVDICMVAINSLKQIEDMLASVTKSRPQWSRLVSAVDHRVDRALSILRPQAIADHRNLLASLGWPPPLSGSNIVHPNTGASPELYNPLFLMTGNLKIKYCENFLSLCKLQELQRRRKSRQLSGHTLEIALSQPLWVVEELVNPIMVAAQHFLSKWHDKPEFIFALVYKLTMDFVASVDEILQPLVDKAMLVGRSCREEWISAMVTSLSTFLSKEIFPKYVDLLEGSHSSSNLSQARLSWLHLVDLMISFDKRIQTLITNSGLVLSLTDDANLQRVSSMSIFCDRPDWLQMWAEIELGETVEKLRVAMHDEKSWKTRFQGTVLMTGSEDYKSPAVSGAVLQGLSLLIDRSRPLPSVELRARFIRLAGAPIVREFLDCLLRRCQEAEGLTALADDDALLKVSQSINSARHFDSGLTEWCENVFFLEMESIGKDDTEGRRIFEEEITMYKEFRTEWIEKIATVVLRGFDSLCRDYLKNRRQWQEKTEGVSLSKTFVTALDYIQGKISKLEEGLNAMDFVPMWRAVASGVDQLVFSGVFLSSIKFNSSAVERLNGDLEVLFGVFSAWCLRPQGFLPRLAEGLKLLKMEEKQLKDGILRHDERWLRENGIKHLTIAEAEKIVKNTVVMG